One genomic region from Torulaspora delbrueckii CBS 1146 chromosome 4, complete genome encodes:
- the ARO8 gene encoding bifunctional 2-aminoadipate transaminase/aromatic-amino-acid:2-oxoglutarate transaminase (similar to Saccharomyces cerevisiae ARO8 (YGL202W); ancestral locus Anc_3.511) — MTLPEAKDFSYFYSDETNARKPSQLKTCIHLFHDPNIVFLGGGLPMSDFFPWDNLRIDAALPPFSNGIGAPLSGSPEDSLSVSVKKHNTEAGDIPLARALQYGFSAGQPELIEFLKEHTKLIHDMKYSDWNVVATTGNTNAWESTLRVFCNRGDVILAEAHSFSSSLSSAEAQGVIVFPIPIDADGIIPEKLEKILDEWTPGAPRPKLLYTIPTGQNPTGTSLADDRKKEIYRIAQKHDFLIIEDEPYYFLQMDPYVEDVGKREELRNKPKQTHDEFLKSLARTFLSVDTEGRVIRMDSFSKVLAPGTRLGWLTGSKALLQKYVELHEMTIQAPAGFTQVVVSSTLRRWGQDGYLNWLIGLRHEYTLKRDCAIDALHKYLPKSKAFVVNPPIAGMFFTVDIDASAHPDFATKFGSDPSLVEKAIYDRVIASQVLVVPGSWFKTEGETVPPQPTSSKSINNPNEIFFRGTYAAVVPEKLVEGLKRLGQALAEEFNIKA; from the coding sequence ATGACTTTACCGGAAGCGAAGGATTTTTCGTACTTTTACTCTGACGAAACTAATGCTCGTAAACCTTCTCAATTGAAAACATGTATTCATTTATTCCATGATCCGAACATTGTGTTTCTGGGAGGAGGTTTGCCTATGAGTGATTTCTTCCCATGGGATAATTTGAGGATCGATGCTGCACTTCCACCTTTCTCCAATGGAATTGGAGCTCCATTGAGTGGATCTCCGGAGGACAGCTTGAGTGTTTCTGTCAAGAAACATAATACTGAAGCCGGGGATATCCCATTGGCTAGAGCTTTGCAGTATGGCTTCAGTGCTGGTCAGCCGGAACTTATCGAGTTTTTGAAGGAACACACTAAATTGATTCACGATATGAAATATTCTGATTGGAACGTCGTAGCCACTACTGGTAACACTAATGCGTGGGAATCTACTCTAAGAGTATTCTGTAACCGTGGAGATGTGATACTCGCCGAGGCACActccttctcttcttctttgtccTCTGCAGAGGCTCAAGGTGTCATTGTCTTCCCAATTCCAATCGATGCTGATGGTATCATTCCTGAAAAGTTGgaaaaaattcttgatgagtGGACTCCAGGTGCTCCAAGGCCAAAACTTTTGTACACCATCCCAACAGGTCAAAATCCAACTGGTACTTCGTTGGCTGATGacagaaagaaagagatctATCGTATCGCCCAAAAGCACGATTTCCtgatcattgaagatgagcCATACTACTTCCTACAAATGGACCCATACGTTGAAGATGTTGGGAAGAGAGAGGAGCTACGCAACAAGCCAAAACAAACTCATGAcgaatttttgaaatcattggCTAGAACTTTCTTGAGTGTTGATACCGAGGGACGTGTCATTAGAATGGATTCCTTTTCAAAAGTGCTAGCTCCAGGTACCAGACTTGGTTGGTTGACTGgttcaaaagctcttctGCAAAAATACGTTGAATTGCATGAGATGACGATCCAAGCACCAGCGGGCTTCACGCAGGTCGTGGTTTCTAGTACTTTAAGACGCTGGGGTCAAGACGGCTACCTCAACTGGTTGATCGGTCTACGTCATGAGTATACTCTAAAGCGTGATTGTGCCATCGATGCTCTTCACAAATATTTGCCAAAATCAAAGGCGTTTGTCGTTAATCCACCAATCGCTGGTATGTTCTTTACGGTCGATATCGATGCTAGTGCTCATCCTGACTTTGCTACAAAATTCGGCTCCGATCCTTCTCTGGTAGAGAAAGCTATCTACGATAGGGTCATTGCCAGTCAAGTGTTGGTTGTCCCAGGTAGTTGGTTCAAGACTGAGGGTGAAACTGTCCCTCCTCAACcaacatcttccaaaagcATTAACAATCCAAACGAAATCTTTTTCAGAGGTACCTATGCTGCTGTTGTGCCAGAAAAGCTTGTTGAGggtttgaagagattgggtCAAGCTTTGgctgaagaattcaatATCAAGGCTTAA
- the GPH1 gene encoding glycogen phosphorylase (similar to Saccharomyces cerevisiae GPH1 (YPR160W); ancestral locus Anc_3.510): protein MNPTNNLTTSTSNDMITEEPRAPHVPRLTRRLTGFLPQEIKSIDTIIPLQSRKTWSKHQVKKFGDNDGFEQRFIGHVETTLGRSLYNCDDLAAYEATSLSVRDNLIIDWNSTQQRITARDPKRVYYLSLEFLMGRALDNALINMDVEKSNGKGSENSRGLVKDSLDQLGFRLEDVLQKEPDAALGNGGLGRLAACFVDSMATQDIPAWGYGLRYEYGIFAQKIIDGYQVETPDYWLKYGDPWEIERTEIQVPVTFYGYVERQNGDTTTLSPSEWIGGERVLAMAYDFPVPGYKTSTVNNLRLWKAKPTTEFDFAKFNSGDYKNSVDQQQRAESITAVLYPNDNFNQGKELRLKQQYFWCAASLHDIIRRFKKSQKPWSEFPDQVAIQLNDTHPTLAVVELQRVLVDLEKLDWHKAWDIVTKTFAYTNHTVMQEALEKWPVGLFGRLLPRHLEIIYDINWFFLQSVEKKFPKDLGLLGRVSIIEEASPERQIRMAYLAIVGSHKVNGVAELHSELIKTTIFQDFVRVYGEKKFTNVTNGITPRRWLKQANPKLAGLIAEAINDPEETFLLDMSKLTALTKVSDDPVFQEKWDKVKAANKLQLADLIKAGNDGVDIIDRDHIKNTLFDIQVKRIHEYKRQQMNIFGVIYRYLAMKKMLKDGASIEEVAKKYPRKASIFGGKSAPGYYMAKLVIKLVNAVAEVVNNDKEIQDLLKVVFIADYNVSKAEIIIPASDLSEHISTAGTEASGTSNMKFVMNGGLIIGTVDGANVEITREIGEDNIFLFGNLSENVDELRYNHRFQKVDLPTELDIVLKYIESGKFCTDNPNEFKPLTDSIKHHGDYYLVSDDFESYTATQELVDEVYHGQKQQWLKKSIESVANVGFFSSDRCIDEYSETIWNVEPVKPEE from the coding sequence ATGAATCCAACAAACAATTTGACTACCAGTACTTCGAATGATATGATTACTGAGGAGCCTCGTGCTCCTCATGTTCCTCGTTTGACTAGAAGACTGACGGGGTTTTTGCCCCAGGAAATTAAATCTATCGATACTATCATCCCATTGCAATCCAGAAAGACTTGGAGTAAGCATCAGGTCAAAAAGTTTGGTGATAATGATGGTTTTGAACAAAGGTTTATCGGTCACGTGGAAACTACACTGGGTCGCTCACTTTACAATTGTGATGACTTGGCTGCTTATGAGGCCACTTCCTTGAGTGTCCGTGACAATTTAATCATTGATTGGAATAGTACCCAGCAGAGAATCACTGCTCGGGACCCAAAGCGTGTTTATTACCTGTCTTTAGAATTCTTGATGGGAAGAGCGCTGGACAATGCGCTGATTAACATGGATGTGGAAAAATCTAATGGTAAGGGTAGTGAGAATTCCAGGGGATTGGTAAAGGATTCTTTAGATCAGTTGGGGTTCCGTTTGGAAGATGTGTTGCAAAAGGAACCGGATGCAGCTTTAGGAAATGGTGGCCTAGGTAGATTGGCAGCTTGTTTTGTCGATTCTATGGCTACCCAGGATATTCCAGCCTGGGGTTATGGTTTACGTTATGAGTATGGTATTTTTGCTCAAAAAATTATTGATGGTTATCAAGTGGAGACTCCTGATTACTGGTTGAAATACGGTGATCCATGGGAGATTGAACGTACTGAGATTCAGGTGCCAGTGACATTTTACGGGTACGTTGAGAGACAGAATGGGGACACAACCACGCTTTCACCATCTGAGTGGATCGGCGGTGAGAGAGTGCTAGCAATGGCATACGATTTCCCCGTGCCTGGTTACAAGACTTCCACTGTTAACAATTTGAGATTGTGGAAGGCAAAACCTACCACCGAGTTTGATTTTGCCAAGTTCAACAGCGGTGACTATAAGAATTCTGTTGATCAGCAACAACGTGCTGAGTCTATCACTGCTGTTCTTTACCCAAATGACAATTTCAATCAAGGTAAGGAGCTAAGATTGAAACAGCAGTATTTCTGGTGTGCTGCTTCCCTACATGACATTATCAGAAGATTCAAAAAGAGTCAAAAACCTTGGTCTGAGTTCCCAGATCAAGTCGCCATCCAATTAAACGACACGCACCCAACCTTGGCTGTCGTCgaattgcaaagagttttggtagatttggaaaaattggacTGGCACAAGGCTTGGGATATTGTCACAAAGACATTCGCCTACACCAACCACACCGTCATGCAGGAAGCTCTCGAAAAGTGGCCAGTCGGATTGTTCGGTCGCTTGTTGCCAAGACATTTGGAAATTATCTACGACATCAATTGGTTTTTCTTGCAatcagttgaaaagaagtttcCAAAGGATTTGGGACTTCTAGGACGTGTGTCAATCATCGAGGAGGCCTCCCCCGAAAGACAAATTAGAATGGCTTATCTGGCAATCGTTGGGTCTCATAAGGTCAATGGTGTTGCAGAATTGCACTCTGAATTGATTAAGACTACAATTTTCCAGGACTTCGTGAGGGTGTACggtgagaagaaattcacTAATGTCACTAACGGTATCACCCCAAGAAGATGGCTAAAGCAAGCCAACCCTAAGCTAGCCGGATTGATTGCCGAAGCTATCAATGATCCAGAAGAAACTTTCTTGCTGGACATGTCCAAGTTAACAGCTTTAACAAAGGTTTCTGATGATCCTGTCTTCCAGGAGAAGTGGGATAAAGTGAAAGCTGCGAATAAGCTTCAATTGGcagatttgatcaaggcAGGTAATGATGGTGTTGACATCATCGACAGAGATCACATCAAAAATACTTTGTTTGACATTCAAGTCAAGCGTATTCACGAGTATAAACGTCAACAAATGAATATCTTTGGTGTGATTTATCGTTATCTCGCAATGaaaaagatgttgaaggatgGTGCTTCCATTGAAGAGGTCGCCAAGAAGTACCCTCGTAAGGCTTCTATCTTTGGCGGTAAGAGTGCCCCTGGTTACTACATGGCTAAACTAGTGATCAAACTAGTCAATGCTGTTGCAGAGGTAGTGAACAACGATAAGGAGATTcaagatttgttgaaggttGTCTTTATTGCCGATTATAACGTTTCAAAGGCAGAAATCATCATTCCAGCAAGTGATTTGAGTGAACACATTTCTACAGCTGGTACAGAAGCTTCTGGTACTTCCAACATGAAGTTTGTTATGAATGGTGGTTTGATCATCGGTACAGTTGATGGTGCCAACGTTGAAATCACCAGAGAGATCGGAGAAGACAACATTTTCCTGTTCGGTAACTTGAGTGAAAATGTTGATGAGTTGAGATACAACCATCGTTTCCAAAAAGTTGATCTCCCCACTGAATTGGACATTGTTCTCAAGTACATTGAGAGCGGCAAGTTCTGCACTGATAATCCAAATGAGTTCAAGCCTTTAACTGATAGTATCAAGCACCATGGAGACTACTACCTGGTTAGTGACGATTTCGAATCATATACCGCCACTCAAGAGTTGGTGGATGAAGTCTACCACGGCCAAAAGCAGCagtggttgaagaaatctatTGAAAGTGTTGCCAATGTTGGTTTCTTTAGCAGTGATCGTTGTATTGACGAGTATTCTGAAACCATCTGGAACGTTGAACCTGTTAAGCCAGAAGAGTAA
- the MCM6 gene encoding MCM DNA helicase complex subunit MCM6 (similar to Saccharomyces cerevisiae MCM6 (YGL201C); ancestral locus Anc_3.509): MPSPLPNNTPSSNRASNSSPPPSSFGGGFGSAGGFDHEAHMGSRTQFPSSSQHQESMRAAPVDSSQLSSQNTFSDARSGDIGPDLPMQTMRRRALNHVKKVEDVTGEKVREAFEHFLEEFSLPSVETGRSDKVYRAQIEFMKIYDLSTIYIDYRHLSMRENGALALAISEQYYRFLPFLLKGLRAIIRKYAPDLLVTGDSPNRNVEGNEDNGTSQSLENASTMMTQGNTETGNAIGSGSTNSPEHTERVFQISFYNLPTVHRIRDIRSEKIGSLLSISGTVTRTSEVRPELFKASFTCDMCRAIVDNVEQAFKYTEPTFCPNPSCENRAFWTLNVSRSKFLDWQKARIQENANEIPTGSMPRTLDVILRGDCVERAKPGDRCKFSGTEIVVPNVTQLGLPGIKPSSAMDTKGITRSSEGLNNGVSGLRALGVRDLTYSISFLACHVVSIGSNVGNAQPDDTNLESSLQITNNLHTTNVYNDDGKDQEVFLNSLNSNEINELKEMVKDEHIYDKLVRSIAPAVFGHEAVKKGVLLQMLGGVHKSTVEGIKLRGDINICIVGDPSTSKSQFLKYVTSFATRSVYTSGKASSAAGLTAAVVRDEEGGDYTIEAGALMLADNGICCIDEFDKMDISDQVAIHEAMEQQTISIAKAGIHATLNARTSILAAANPVGGRYNRKLSLRGNLNMSAPIMSRFDSFFVILDDCNERIDTELASHIVNLHMKRDEAINPPFTADQLRRYIRYARTFKPILTEGARKFLIAKYKELREDDAQGYSRSSYRITVRQLESMIRLSEAIARANCVDEITPSFVAEAYDLLRQSIIRVDVDDIEVDENEDDQEMEEQETQNTEATSSTETDASRSSTFTGQGAPAKPKTKLTVSYEKYVSMMNLIVHKIAEVEREGGTELTATGIVDWYLLQKENDLSSENEYWQERKLAFKVLKRLVRDRILMEIHGTRHDLNESVTSAEEAQADRDKIVYVIHPNCEILDTLDQQSQQQ; encoded by the coding sequence ATGCCGTCGCCGTTGCCCAATAACACCCCTAGTAGTAACAGAGCATCGAATTCCTCCCCTccaccatcatcatttggtGGAGGATTTGGTAGCGCCGGTGGATTCGACCACGAAGCTCATATGGGGTCCAGAACGCAGTTCCCAAGCTCATCCCAACATCAGGAAAGTATGAGAGCTGCACCTGTGGACTCTTCGCAGCTCAGTTCTCAAAATACTTTCAGCGATGCCCGATCCGGAGACATTGGGCCTGATTTACCCATGCAAACGATGAGGAGAAGAGCCCTCAATCATGTCAAGAAGGTAGAGGATGTCACAGGTGAAAAGGTCCGTGAAGCTTTCGAGCATTTTTTGGAAGAGTTTTCTCTTCCCTCTGTTGAAACAGGTAGAAGCGATAAAGTGTATCGAGCTCAAATTGAGTTTATGAAAATCTACGACCTGAGCACAATTTACATCGACTATAGGCACTTGTCTATGAGAGAGAATGGCGCTTTAGCTTTAGCTATATCAGAGCAGTACTACAGATTTCTTCCGTTTTTGTTGAAGGGACTAAGGGCAATCATAAGAAAATATGCACCAGATTTACTTGTTACTGGCGATTCGCCAAATAGAAATGTGGAGGGAAATGAGGACAATGGGACTAGTCAATCTCTGGAAAATGCCTCTACTATGATGACTCAGGGAAATACTGAGACTGGTAACGCTATTGGGTCCGGAAGTACCAACTCGCCAGAACACACGGAGCGTGTATTTCAGATCAGTTTCTATAACCTGCCAACAGTACACAGAATCCGTGATATAAGGTCAGAAAAGATCGGTTCTTTGCTAAGTATTTCTGGTACTGTGACAAGAACGTCTGAAGTTCGTccagaacttttcaagGCAAGTTTTACTTGCGATATGTGCCGTGCAATAGTCGATAACGTTGAACAGGCTTTCAAATATACAGAGCCAACTTTCTGCCCCAACCCATCTTGTGAAAACAGAGCATTCTGGACTCTCAACGTTTCTCGTTCTAAGTTTCTCGATTGGCAAAAGGCTAGAATACAAGAAAATGCCAACGAGATCCCCACAGGTTCCATGCCACGGACCCTGGACGTGATATTGCGAGGTGATTGTGTTGAAAGGGCTAAACCTGGTGACCGTTGTAAATTTTCAGGTACGGAGATCGTTGTCCCCAACGTCACACAGCTGGGCTTACCTGGTATCAAACCAAGCTCAGCCATGGATACAAAGGGAATCACAAGGAGCTCTGAAGGCTTAAACAATGGTGTCAGCGGTCTTCGTGCGCTCGGAGTTCGAGACTTGACATATTCGATTAGTTTTCTGGCGTGCCACGTCGTCAGTATAGGATCCAATGTGGGAAATGCTCAACCTGACGATACAAACCTCGAAAGCAGTTTGCAGATTACCAATAATCTCCACACCACTAATGTTTACAACGATGACGGGAAGGATCAAGAAGTTTTCCTGAACAGCTTAAACTCCAACGAAATtaatgagttgaaagagatggTTAAAGATGAACATATCTATGATAAGCTAGTGAGATCCATTGCTCCAGCAGTTTTTGGACATGAAGCCGTGAAAAAAGGTGTCCTTCTACAAATGCTGGGTGGTGTTCATAAGAGCACCGTGGAAGGTATCAAACTGAGAGGTGATATCAACATTTGTATTGTGGGTGATCCCTCGACGTCCAAGTCccagttcttgaaatatgTCACGAGCTTCGCGACTAGATCTGTTTACACTTCCGGTAAGGCATCTTCGGCCGCAGGTTTAACTGCTGCTGTTGTGAGAGATGAGGAGGGTGGTGACTACACCATCGAGGCCGGTGCTCTAATGCTTGCTGATAATGGTATATGTTGtatcgatgaatttgacaAGATGGACATTTCGGACCAAGTCGCCATTCATGAAGCAATGGAGCAACAGACTATTTCGATCGCCAAAGCTGGTATCCACGCGACACTGAATGCAAGGACGTCTATCTTAGCAGCTGCCAACCCTGTCGGTGGTAGATACAATAGGAAATTATCCTTACGTGGTAACCTGAACATGAGTGCGCCGATTATGTCAAGATTCGATTCTTTTTTTGTCATTCTGGATGATTGcaatgaaagaattgacaCCGAGCTGGCATCTCATATCGTTAATCTGCATATGAAGCGCGACGAGGCCATTAATCCGCCGTTCACAGCTGACCAGTTGAGACGTTACATTAGGTACGCGAGAACTTTTAAGCCTATTTTGACGGAAGGCGCTCGCAAGTTCCTGATCGCTAAATACAAAGAGCTAAGAGAAGATGATGCTCAAGGCTATAGCAGATCCAGTTACAGAATCACTGTGAGACAACTAGAGAGTATGATCAGATTGTCGGAAGCAATTGCAAGGGCCAACTGTGTGGATGAGATAACACCATCGTTTGTCGCCGAGGCCTACGATTTACTGCGCCAGAGTATAATTCGtgttgatgttgatgaCATCGAGGTCGATGAGAACGAGGATgatcaagagatggaaGAGCAAGAAACACAAAATACAGAGGCTACTTCTTCTACTGAAACCGACGCATCAAGATCATCAACGTTCACTGGTCAAGGTGCTCCGGCGAAGCCAAAGACAAAGCTTACTGTATCGTACGAAAAATACGTCTCAATGATGAATCTCATCGTACATAAGATTGCTGAAGTGGAACGCGAAGGCGGCACAGAACTAACAGCAACCGGGATCGTCGACTGGTATCTCCTACAGAAGGAAAATGACCTGAGCTCTGAGAACGAGTACTGGCAGGAGAGAAAGCTGGCTTTCAAGGTGCTTAAGAGATTAGTAAGGGACAGAATACTCATGGAGATTCACGGGACAAGACATGATTTGAACGAGTCAGTAACTTCCGCGGAGGAAGCCCAAGCTGATCGGGACAAGATCGTTTATGTTATCCACCCCAATTGCGAAATTTTAGACACACTCGATCAGCAATCGCAACAACAGTAA
- the KRE6 gene encoding beta-glucan synthesis-associated protein KRE6 (similar to Saccharomyces cerevisiae SKN1 (YGR143W) and KRE6 (YPR159W); ancestral locus Anc_3.508): protein MPLRNLTYNQGQDLSSSSNDGLRSEASTPSDEDRNDSHSYSDQNPFLASEEKEADRHRGRAIIDSSSSSSIQYGNRENSESSLIPGNTGQNMNQRTSDYKGYYSRAGRGSVDGAAAASRDNSRLGPSKALPSSTSLNTGLSANDIMSPPEYDRYPLVSSRVTSMAQMHNAAHAQAPPVSASSSTGNVSNSSISSNPFLGEQDFSPFGGYPATSFPLLMDEKEEDDYLHNPDPEEEARLDRRRFVDDFKHMSKRSAGGLIGILVVFLGAMAVFIILPALTFTGATHHTKPEVVEFLTEYEYPQLSAIRTNLVDPNTPSTAMSRQAMDGSYWQLTFSDEFNEVGRTFYDGDDQFWTAPDFHYAATHDLEWYTPDAVTTSNGTLQLRMDAFKNHDLYYRSGMVQSWNKLCFSQGILEISANLPNYGRVTGLWPGMWTLGNLARPGYMATSEGVWPYSYDSCDAGITPNQSSPDGISYLPGQKLCVCTCDGEDHPNQGVGRGAPEIDVIEAEADTTLGTGVASQSYQVAPFDIWYIPDYDFVEIYNFTTTSMNTYCGGPFQQAVSAITTLNTSWYQFGPDAGRFQKYSYEFLSDDDDGYIRWFVGDVPTYTLYAKALHPNGNINWRRISKEPMSIIMNMGISNNWAYIDWQFIFFPVTMSIDYVRIYQPNDSVQMSCDPPTHPTYDYIEAHKNAYTNPNYTSWEAAGYSFPKNILTGNCKSSKFKLSS, encoded by the coding sequence ATGCCTCTGAGGAATCTGACTTACAATCAGGGACAAGATCTGAGCAGTAGCAGTAATGATGGATTGAGATCGGAAGCTTCCACGCCGTCTGATGAAGATCGTAATGATTCGCATTCCTATTCGGATCAGAATCCTTTCTTAGCCAGTGAGGAGAAAGAGGCTGATAGACATAGAGGGCGTGCGATTattgattcatcttcttcttcctcaatcCAATATGGGAATCGTGAAAATAGTGAATCTTCGCTGATTCCAGGGAATACAGGACAAAATATGAACCAACGCACATCAGACTACAAAGGTTATTACTCTCGAGCAGGTCGTGGATCAGTTGATGGTGCTGCGGCAGCATCACGTGATAATTCAAGGTTAGGACCATCTAAAGCTTTACCTTCTTCGACCTCGTTGAATACTGGCCTTTCGGCTAACGATATCATGTCACCTCCGGAATACGACAGGTATCCTTTGGTTAGCTCGAGAGTTACTTCTATGGCTCAAATGCACAACGCGGCACATGCGCAGGCTCCACCGGTATCGGCATCGTCTTCTACTGGGAACGTTTCGAATTCGTCAATATCTTCTAACCCATTCCTTGGTGAGCAGGATTTTTCGCCATTTGGTGGGTATCCAGCTACTTCTTTCCCACTTTTGATGGACGAGaaggaagaggatgattATTTGCACAATCCAGACCCGGAGGAAGAGGCTCGTTTGGACAGAAGGAGgtttgttgatgatttcaaacACATGAGCAAAAGATCCGCCGGTGGGTTGATTGGTATATTAGTAGTTTTCCTCGGTGCTATGGCCGTCTTTATTATCCTGCCAGCATTGACTTTCACAGGTGCTACTCACCATACCAAGCCTGAAGTggttgaatttttgacagAATACGAGTATCCACAATTATCGGCCATTAGAACTAATTTGGTTGATCCAAATACTCCTTCAACTGCTATGTCAAGACAGGCTATGGATGGTTCATACTGGCAACTGACTTTCTCCGATGAGTTTAACGAAGTTGGTAGAACTTTTTACGATGGTGACGACCAGTTTTGGACTGCTCCTGATTTTCATTACGCGGCTACACATGACTTGGAGTGGTATACACCAGATGCTGTTACGACGAGCAATGGTACCTTACAGTTGAGAATGGACGCATTCAAGAACCATGATTTATATTACCGTTCTGGTATGGTGCAAAGTTGGAATAAGCTCTGTTTCAGCCAGGGTATTCTCGAAATCTCAGCCAATCTGCCCAACTATGGTCGTGTCACTGGTCTGTGGCCCGGTATGTGGACCCTTGGTAACTTGGCTCGTCCAGGTTACATGGCTACTTCCGAAGGTGTCTGGCCTTATTCGTATGATTCGTGTGATGCCGGTATTACACCAAATCAAAGTTCTCCTGACGGTATATCGTATCTGCCGGGTCAAAAGTTGTGTGTCTGTACTTGTGATGGTGAGGatcatccaaatcaagGTGTGGGAAGAGGTGCACCAGAAATTGATGTGATCGAAGCTGAGGCTGATACAACTTTGGGTACTGGTGTTGCTTCTCAGTCATATCAGGTTGCACCTTTCGATATTTGGTACATTCCTGATTACGATTTTGTCGAAATTTACAATTTCACTACTACGTCGATGAATACTTACTGTGGAGGTCCTTTCCAACAAGCTGTCTCTGCTATCACAACTTTGAATACTTCGTGGTACCAATTCGGACCTGATGCAGGTAGATTTCAGAAATACTCTTACGAGTTTTTGagcgatgatgatgatggttACATTCGTTGGTTCGTCGGTGACGTACCCACTTACACTTTGTACGCAAAGGCTCTACATCCAAATGGTAACATTaattggagaagaatttcTAAAGAGCCAATGTCTATCATTATGAATATGGGTATTTCCAACAACTGGGCCTACATCGATTGgcaattcatctttttccCTGTGACCATGTCCATTGATTACGTGAGAATTTATCAACCAAATGATTCGGTGCAAATGAGCTGTGATCCACCAACTCATCCAACCTACGATTATATCGAAGCGCATAAAAACGCTTACACAAACCCCAACTATACATCCTGGGAAGCGGCAGGTTACTCCTTCCCAAAGAATATTCTAACCGGTAACTGTAAAAGTTCCAAGTTCAAGCTCTCAAGCTAA